Genomic window (Bacteroidota bacterium):
AATCGCAGGTACTTTCATAGGTTGTAGAATACTGGTAATTCCCGTCGTTCAGATTAATAACCTGGCCGGGTACAAAATCAACATCCTGGTAAATCGGTTTGTAAAATGGATAGGGAACCCTAAGGGCCTTTATGCCATTGAGAAAGATACCGGCTTCTATCGTCAGTTTGTGAGTTCCTTCCGTGAGTACCGGAACCGAGAATGGCAATTCATAAATACCCTGGATATTGTCATCGACATAAATCCATATGGTTGTAATCTTTTGGGAGTTGGAGCCCTCGAAGGAATAATCTGTTTGCAGGCTCATAGAGTCGAGGGAAATATAAGCAGGAATGGTCTGATCGCCTTCAAACTTACGGCAGGATAATAAGACAGCAGCAGAAAGGAGAATAAAAAAAACATAAGTCAACTGCCTTTTGAAACCAGCCATGAATAAACAGTTTGATTTGGGGCACTCAATATCAATGAACGGCCTTTGAACATCATTATTGTTCAATTTATTCATCATGTCAATAAAAATTCAACGAATATTATCGGGAAGATTATTGATCTTTTCCATGACCTTGTGAGCAACGTCCAAAGCATTATAGCCATCATGAATGGTAACCGGCGGGGCAGTATCGTTGATAATGGCATGGTAAAAACTCTCAAGTTCTTTTTGGATTGCATTCATAGGGGGGATTTCCGGTTTATTGAAAAGGATTTGCTTTTCTCCTTTGCCATTTCCGAGGTCGATAGTCATAGCAAATGGATCCGGGTTATCCTTATCCACATCGCGTATGCTGATGATTTCAACATTTTTATCCAGGAAATCAACGGAGATGTATGCATCTCTCTGGAAGAAACGGGATTTTCTCATGTTCTTCATGGAAATCCGGCTTGCGGTAAGGTTTGCCACACAACCGTTATCGAATTCGATCCTGGCGTTGGCGATGTCGGGTGTGTCGCTGACCACGTTTACGCCACTGGCACTGATCCTTTTAATTCCCGACTTTACAGCACTAAGCACAATATCAATATCATGGATCATCAGGTCAAGGACAACGGGAACGTCAGTTCCCCGGGGATTGAATTGTGCCAACCTATGGGTTTCAATGAACATGGGATTATTCAGGTAAGACTGTGCCGCCAGGAAAGCAGGATTAAAACGCTCCACATGCCCAACCTGTACCTTAATATTAGCTTCTTCTGCAAGGTCGATCAAACCACGTGCTTCACCAAGCGTTGTTACCACAGGCTTTTCAATGAAAACATGACGGAATTTTCTCAGGGCCTGGGAAGCACAATCAAAATGCGAAACCGTTGGGGTTACAATATCCACGACTTCCACCGCATCTATCAGGCCAGTGACAGAATCAAAGGACCTTATACCATATTCATCCGAAACCTGTTTAGATATTTCTTCATCCGGGTCATAAAAGCCCACCAGCTCAAAATCCGGTATCAGTTTGATGCATTTTATGTGGATCTTGCCGAGATGACCGGCACCAAGAACTCCTATTTTCAGCATGTTTCAAATTTTTTGCAAAAGTAGTTTTTTTAACCGAACGGGATAAGGGAATTTACTACTTTAGTGCATTCATTTCTAAAAAGGAATCCTATTCAGGAAGAAGGAAAGAGCATGATCCA
Coding sequences:
- a CDS encoding Gfo/Idh/MocA family oxidoreductase, producing MLKIGVLGAGHLGKIHIKCIKLIPDFELVGFYDPDEEISKQVSDEYGIRSFDSVTGLIDAVEVVDIVTPTVSHFDCASQALRKFRHVFIEKPVVTTLGEARGLIDLAEEANIKVQVGHVERFNPAFLAAQSYLNNPMFIETHRLAQFNPRGTDVPVVLDLMIHDIDIVLSAVKSGIKRISASGVNVVSDTPDIANARIEFDNGCVANLTASRISMKNMRKSRFFQRDAYISVDFLDKNVEIISIRDVDKDNPDPFAMTIDLGNGKGEKQILFNKPEIPPMNAIQKELESFYHAIINDTAPPVTIHDGYNALDVAHKVMEKINNLPDNIR